A DNA window from Streptomyces sp. CA-278952 contains the following coding sequences:
- a CDS encoding bifunctional nuclease family protein translates to MNELDVVGVRVEMPSNQPIVLLREVGGDRYLPIWIGPGEATAIAFAQQGMAPARPLTHDLFKDVLEALGQELTEVRITDLREGVFYAELVFASGVEVSARPSDAIALALRTGTPIYGSDGVLDDAGIAIPDEQEDEVEKFREFLDQISPEDFGTNSQ, encoded by the coding sequence GTGAACGAGCTCGACGTTGTCGGTGTCCGGGTGGAAATGCCCTCCAACCAACCGATCGTTCTCCTGCGTGAAGTGGGAGGCGACCGGTACCTCCCCATTTGGATCGGTCCTGGGGAGGCGACCGCGATTGCCTTCGCCCAGCAGGGCATGGCTCCCGCCAGGCCGCTGACCCATGACCTGTTCAAGGATGTGCTCGAGGCCTTGGGCCAGGAGCTCACCGAGGTCCGCATCACGGACCTCCGCGAAGGGGTCTTCTATGCGGAGCTCGTCTTCGCCAGCGGAGTCGAGGTGAGCGCACGGCCCTCCGACGCCATAGCGCTCGCCCTGCGGACCGGCACGCCGATCTACGGCAGTGACGGTGTGCTGGACGATGCGGGCATCGCGATCCCCGACGAGCAGGAGGACGAGGTGGAGAAGTTCCGCGAGTTCCTCGATCAGATCTCTCCGGAGGACTTCGGTACGAACAGTCAGTGA
- a CDS encoding MerR family transcriptional regulator: MRSSGDGTAAGGPYPQHGSGADHAIRQPVQPAAVAAGGVAAASDAGDIGYRGPTACAAAGITYRQLDYWARTGLVEPSVRPAYGSGTQRLYSFRDVVLLKIVKRFLDTGVALQNIRTTVQHLRARGFQDLERMTLMSDGATVYECSSPDEVVSLLQGGQGVFGIAVGVVWRDVDAALSQLHGERVDTGETLVGHNPADELARRRNRAV; encoded by the coding sequence GTGAGAAGCAGCGGCGACGGTACGGCGGCGGGTGGGCCGTATCCGCAGCACGGCAGTGGAGCCGACCACGCCATCAGGCAGCCGGTTCAACCGGCAGCGGTGGCAGCGGGCGGCGTGGCAGCGGCGAGCGATGCAGGGGACATCGGCTATCGCGGACCGACGGCGTGCGCGGCGGCGGGGATCACCTACCGCCAGTTGGACTACTGGGCCCGTACGGGACTGGTCGAGCCCAGTGTGCGCCCGGCCTACGGGTCGGGGACCCAGCGTCTCTACAGTTTCCGGGACGTGGTTCTCCTCAAGATCGTCAAGCGGTTCCTGGACACCGGGGTCGCTCTGCAGAACATCCGCACCACGGTCCAGCATCTGCGGGCCCGCGGTTTCCAGGATCTTGAGCGCATGACGCTGATGAGCGACGGAGCCACGGTCTACGAGTGCTCCTCGCCCGACGAGGTCGTCAGCCTGCTCCAGGGCGGGCAGGGAGTCTTCGGGATCGCCGTCGGCGTCGTCTGGCGGGACGTGGACGCGGCGCTCTCGCAGCTGCACGGCGAGCGGGTCGACACCGGCGAGACGCTCGTCGGGCACAACCCCGCCGACGAGCTGGCGCGGCGACGCAACCGCGCCGTCTGA
- a CDS encoding DNA polymerase IV, translating to MRPAPTILHLDMDAFYASAEQAAKPSLRGKAVVVGGLGPRGVVATASYEARRLGVHSAMPTAQARRLAPNAAYLVPRFSLYRTVSDQVMELLGRLSPLVEPLSLDEAFVDLEAGGTADDAASARATGEGLRTAIRAVTGLSGSVGLAGSKMLAKIASEEAKPDGLLLIEPGTERELLAPMSVRILPGVGPATGDHLRRAGMTTVHDLAEAGEAELVRLVGKAHGHGLYRMALGLDDRPVVAERDAKSVSVEDTFDVDLHDRVRVRAEVERLAVRCVERLRAADRSGRTVVLKVRRYDFSTLTRSETLRGPTDDPTVVREAAGRLLESVDTTGGVRLLGVGVTGLADYTQEDLFAQAADARELAQRAEEEHRAPPGEGGEENALTEPEPDSAELLAARRWPAGHDVHHEEHGHGWVQGSGVGRVTVRFEEPWSAPGRVLTFRIDDPLLRPADPLPLVRDAADYSSWPASLPKSRSGAGSSEGGGESSP from the coding sequence GTGAGACCCGCGCCCACCATCCTTCACCTGGACATGGACGCCTTCTACGCGTCGGCGGAGCAGGCGGCCAAGCCGAGCCTGCGCGGCAAAGCGGTCGTGGTGGGCGGCCTCGGACCGCGCGGAGTGGTCGCCACCGCCTCGTACGAGGCCCGGCGCCTGGGCGTGCACTCGGCGATGCCCACCGCGCAGGCCCGGCGGCTCGCGCCGAACGCCGCCTACCTGGTGCCCCGCTTCTCGCTGTACCGGACGGTGAGCGACCAGGTGATGGAGCTCCTGGGGCGGCTGTCGCCCCTGGTGGAGCCGCTCAGCCTGGACGAGGCCTTCGTGGACCTGGAGGCGGGCGGAACGGCCGACGACGCGGCGTCGGCCCGTGCGACGGGTGAAGGGCTGCGGACGGCCATCCGCGCGGTGACCGGCCTCAGCGGATCCGTCGGGCTGGCCGGTTCCAAGATGCTCGCCAAGATCGCCTCCGAGGAGGCCAAGCCCGACGGGCTGCTGCTCATCGAGCCCGGCACCGAGCGTGAGCTGCTCGCCCCCATGTCCGTGCGCATCCTGCCGGGGGTCGGCCCGGCCACCGGCGACCACCTCAGACGCGCGGGGATGACCACCGTCCACGATCTGGCCGAGGCGGGCGAGGCGGAGCTCGTACGGCTGGTCGGAAAGGCGCACGGCCACGGGCTCTACCGGATGGCGCTGGGCCTCGACGACCGGCCGGTGGTCGCCGAGCGGGACGCCAAGTCCGTATCGGTGGAGGACACTTTCGACGTGGACCTGCACGACCGGGTGCGGGTGCGGGCCGAGGTGGAGCGGCTGGCCGTCCGGTGCGTGGAGCGGCTGCGCGCCGCCGACCGGTCGGGGCGCACGGTGGTGCTGAAGGTGCGCCGCTACGACTTCTCCACCCTGACCCGCTCCGAGACGCTCAGAGGCCCCACGGACGACCCCACAGTGGTCCGTGAGGCGGCGGGGCGGCTGCTGGAGTCCGTCGACACCACGGGGGGCGTACGGCTGCTGGGGGTCGGCGTGACGGGGCTGGCCGACTACACGCAGGAGGACCTGTTCGCCCAGGCCGCCGACGCCCGGGAGCTCGCTCAGCGGGCCGAGGAGGAGCACCGGGCGCCGCCCGGGGAGGGCGGCGAGGAGAACGCGCTGACGGAGCCCGAGCCGGACAGCGCGGAGCTGCTCGCCGCGCGGCGCTGGCCCGCCGGTCACGACGTGCACCACGAGGAGCACGGGCACGGCTGGGTGCAGGGGAGCGGCGTGGGCCGGGTCACCGTCCGGTTCGAGGAACCGTGGAGCGCACCCGGCCGGGTGCTGACGTTCCGCATCGACGATCCGCTGCTGCGGCCGGCCGACCCGCTGCCGCTCGTCCGTGACGCGGCCGACTACTCCTCCTGGCCCGCCAGCCTGCCGAAGTCCCGGTCGGGCGCCGGCTCCTCCGAGGGGGGCGGGGAGTCCAGCCCGTAA
- a CDS encoding PRC-barrel domain-containing protein, whose translation MQTDIDPRRLIGRKAFDRKGAKIGTVDEVYLDDATGVPEWAAVRTGLFSRDAFVPLEPSEFVEDALRVPFDRALIKGAPDFGVGRHLSPEQELQLYRHYGLDSPPPSEEPAPDRDFGRLAGQEE comes from the coding sequence GATCGGCCGCAAGGCATTCGATCGCAAGGGCGCCAAGATCGGAACGGTGGATGAGGTCTATCTCGACGACGCGACGGGCGTGCCCGAGTGGGCGGCCGTCCGCACCGGCCTGTTCAGCAGGGACGCCTTCGTCCCTCTGGAGCCCAGCGAATTCGTCGAGGACGCGCTGCGCGTCCCCTTCGACCGCGCGTTGATCAAGGGCGCGCCGGACTTCGGCGTCGGCCGGCACCTCTCGCCCGAGCAGGAACTGCAGCTCTACCGCCATTACGGGCTGGACTCCCCGCCCCCCTCGGAGGAGCCGGCGCCCGACCGGGACTTCGGCAGGCTGGCGGGCCAGGAGGAGTAG